The Streptomyces rimosus genomic interval GGCGGCCGCCGGCGGGCTCGATGCGCTGTCCCCGGTGCCGCTGGACGCCGTGTTCCTGGCGTGCACCTCGGCCGGCTTCCCGACCGGCCCCGCGCCGCCTGTCCTGCCGCCGGGTGTTCGGACCGCCTTCGACGCCCTGACCGGTGTGCTCACCCACCTCGGCGTCCGGCGCATCGTGCTGGCCACGCCGTATCCGCAGGAGGTCACCGCTGCCGAGGCGGCCGCCCTGGCCGCCTACGGCATCGAGACCACCGCCCACGCGAGCCTGGACCTGGCCGACGGCTACCCCACGGTGACAGCGGACCAGATCCGCACGCTCGTGCGACATCTCCCCTCTGTGGCATTGCGCACCGCCGATGCCGTGGTGCTCTCGTGCACCGGCTGGCACACTCTGCCCGTCCTGGCCGAACTGCAGCAGGCCCTCGGGGTGCCGGTCTTCTCCTCCACCCTCGCCATGGCCCTGTATGCCGCCCGCCTCGCGATGGGAGCCCCCTGTGAGCACCAGCCCAAGTGACAGAGTCCTGGCGCTCGTGGCACGCGCCGCGGTCCTCGCCGACGTGCGCCGGGAGGTCGAGGCCAACCATGACGACAACCGGTGGTGGCCGACCGCCGTCACCGACTTCCGGGTGCGGATGCTCGCGGCCGGCTGGTCCAGCCGCGTCTCCTACCGCATGATCGACACCTACGCGCGCGTCATCCGCGACGCCGCGGCTCTCGGCTTCGACGCGCTGGCCGACAGCACCGACGCCGAAGTCGCCTCGCTGGTCGCCCCGCTCGGCCTGCCCCGCGCCCGCATCGCCTACCTGCGCTCCCTGAGCGAAGTGACCCAAGGGTGGGCCAAGGACGGCATCGACCCGGCCACCGGCCCCCTCGACGCCGATGCGATGATCCGTTCCTTTGCCGAGCAGGTCCACGGCGCCTCGTACAAGGTCGCCCAGTGCGCGCTGCTGTACGCTCGCGGCTACCACTGCGGCATCATCCCCGTCGACTCCGGCATGGTCAGCAAACTGGCCCCCGCCCTCGGCCTGGCCCTGCCGCCCGGCCCTGCGGCCCACGAACAAATGCGCCACCACCTCGAAGCCGCCGTCCGTTCCCGGCCATCGGCTTACCGCGCCCTGGCCGCCCGCCACGCCCTCACCCTCCCCGCCGACGCCGCCCCGACCTGGTGGACCCACCTCGTGCTCATCTACTTCAAACGCCTCTACCTCAACAGACCCTCACCCCGCCTGTGCCCCCAACGCCCCCTGTGCCCCTCAGTTCTCGACTGCACCCACCTGCGTCCCTGACCTCTGCCTGCCGGGAGCGGCCATGCAGCGCATATCGGTCATCGGCAACATCTCCCGCGACCACATCCGCTATGCCGACGGACACAGCGGCCATTACCTCGGCGGAGCTGCCCTGCACATCGCGCTTGCCGCCGCCCGTGCCGGCGCCCACGCCGCACCCGTCGCCGTGATCGGCGACGACTTGGCCCTCCTCACCCGCGAACCGGATCTCGCCTGCCTGGACTGGTCCGCCCTGCGCCACGCCACGGGCAACTCCGCGGCCTTCGCGATGGTCTACGACACCCAGGGCGCGGTGCGCTGCACCAGCGCGACCTACGGCGTCTCTCACCAGCTCACCGCACACGCCCTGGGCCACCTTGCCCGGCATCCCGGCGACTTCTGCCACCTGTGCTGCCGCCGCCCCCTGCACGTGCCGGCCGTCCTCAGCCGCCTGGCCACCGTCGGTGCCCGCTTCAGCGCCGACTTCTTCCTGCCCAGCGCCCACTCCTTGCTCGCCGCGGCCGCGTCCTGGCTCCCCGCCGCCGACTGGATTTTCGTCAACGCCGCCGAATACCGGCTCCTGGCCCGCACCGTCGACCCGGCCACGCTGAACGCGGTGATCGTCACCGACGGGCCCCGCCCGGCGCGCCTGCTGCACCACGCCCGGCCCGTCGCGGAAGCCTGCCCACCCACGACGAAGGCCGTCGAACTGACCGGCGCGGGCGACACCCTCGCCGGCACCTTCCTGGCCCGTCGCTTGGCGGGCGCCACCCCCGCAGCCGCCCTCGAAGCCGCGGTCACCGCGGCCGCGCACCACACCACCACCCGCCCGCGGCCCCTGCCCGCCCCGCACAGCCCCTGACGTCTCACCCGAAGGGAGCCGCCCGGTGTTCTACATCGCCCACCGTCTCTTCGCCGCCCACGACCGCGCCCTGGCCGCACATCTCGCCCACCATCTGGCGGCCAAGACCGGCGCCGACGCCGTCTTCCTGCCCTTCTGCGACACCGACGAAGAAACCTTGCAAGCACCCGTCAAAGGCCTTCGCCTGTTCGAACTCGACCGTCGGCGCCTGCGCACCCTCACCGGCATGATCGCCATCCTGCACGGGCCCAGCCTGGATGACGGCGTTTGCATGGAAATCGGCTATGCCGCTGCCCTCGGCGTACCCGTCATCGTCATGACCACCGACTTCCAGACCTACTCGCATCACCCGAACAGCCCCCGATGGGAGTTCACCGACCCGCTGATCGAAACGATCACGCGCCGCGTCGTGCGCGTCCCTCGCCTCGGTCCCCTTCCGCCGGCCGACCACTCCGCAGACCGGTTCGCCACCTTTGCCTCCCGCAATCACCGCCAGGCGGACGAAGTCGTCGCGCGCAGCGTCGACGCGCTTCTCGACGCGGCCACCGGGGATCGGGCAGTTCCTCATACGGCACCTGCCCGTGCGGGCAGCGTCTTCTTCGAGCCCTCCCCGTACACACCCGTGCCGGAGCAGGTGGCCGAAGCTGTACGAACCGCTGGATACGACCTGAGGGCGGCTCGGCGCTTCGCGGCCGCTGGTACCGCTGTGGCAGCCCGCACCGACTGGGAGGAAGCCCGGCACGCCGAGACACTGATCGCTGACGTTTCCGGGCCCGAGGCACCGCCCGGCGCCGCCGCCCTCATCGGCGCAGCCGCCGCCCAGGGCCGCCGCATCGGCGTCTACCTGCCACACCCCGTCTTCACCCACGCTCCCGGCCGGGAACCGAACTGGCGCAACCTGATGATCCAGTACGCGGCCGGGCACCACCTCAGCACTCCCGACGACCTCACGTCGTGGCTGCACCGGTGAACGCCGAACAGGACCTCGCCTCCTATCGCACCCTCGCCATAGAAGGATGCGACGGAGCCGGCAAGAGCACCCTGGCCCGACGCCTGGCCACCCAGCACGGATTCACGCTCGTCCACTGCCCGCCGACCCCGGACCACCTGGAACTGACCCACCACTACCGCACGCTGCTGGACCGGCCCGGACGCCTGATCCTGGACCGCTGCTTCCTCAGCGAACTTGTTTACGGCCCGCTTTTCCGCGGCCGCTCACGGCTGACCTGGCAGCAAATCCTCGTACTCGCCGCCCACGTCACCCAGCGCGACGGGCTCTTCGTCCACATCACCGCCACCCCGCCGACCATACGCGCGCGACTCATGGCCCGAGACGGCCACGCCCCCTCCACGGCCCAGATCACCGCCCTGACCTGCGGCTACCACCGCACCTTCGCGATGCTCGCCGCCTACGCGCCCGTCCTGACCATCGACACCACTACCAGGCCCTCCGGCCCGGCCGGATGACAGAGGCCCGACTTCCAGCGCCCGCACCGTGGCCATCGCTAGGCTCCGGCGGCACCAGCACCCCACCGTGCCCCGGAGGAACCGTGGACATCCGATCCGCACAGAAACACACCTGGGAAAACAAGATCGAGAAGGGGTTCAACACCACCGACGTACCGCTGGAGGTCGCCCTGCTCATCAGTGAAGTCGGCGAAGCCTTCACCGCCTGGCGCAAGAACCTCCCCGACTTCGGGGAAGAACTGGCCGACATCACCCTCTACACCACCGCCCTCGCCCAGATGAACGGCATCGACCTGCAGGCCGAGATCGAACGAAAAGACTCTGGCGGGCATAGCGCTCCCGAGGCGGCCACCAGCGTTCCTCTGGAGTTCGGCCTCCTCACCAAAAAGATCGGCGACGCCCTCACCGCCTGGCGCGAAAACCGGGCCGTTCTCGGCGGGGAACTGGCCGACATCGCCCTCCGCACCTCGGCCCTCGCCCAGATGAACGGCCGCGACCTGTACGCCGAACTCCAGCACAAAGTCACCAAGAACCGCGGGCGCGTCTACACCCGAAACGAACACGGAGTCCCCATCCGAGTTCGCGAACACACACCACCGCCTCAGAGCACTGAGGGGTAAGGCTCACCTCCGCACGCGCGGAGAGCACCTGAGGTCGGCCCCGGACTCCTGTCTGTCCCCAGGGGCAAAGTAGCCATCTGTGATGCTCAGGCCGTGGGGTCGGTGACGTCGTCCTTGGCGAGGACGTGGTAGACGGTGGCGACCAAGGGATGTTCGCCCTTGTCCATGCCCGAGTTGATGACGAGCTTGCTCGCGATCTGTAGTACGGGCACGCCGTTGGCCCGCAGGCTGTGCGCGTAGGCGGCCATGTCGTCGTCGATGACCTTCTCCAAGCCCGAATCGCCCCAACGGATCATCGGTTGGTGCACGCGGACGGCAATGCTGTCAGGCCCGGTGGGGCCCAATCCCGGCCTCACGGCTCCGTGGGCCGGAGCCCGGCCCTGGGGAGTGTCGCTGCCGCACCCGCCGTCAGGAGGAGCCCGGCCACGGCGAGCAGCATGCTCCACCGCATGCCCGACAGGAACGTGTCCGCTCCGGCAAGTAGCGCGCCGAAGATGGCCACCGCGATGGCTCCGCCGACCTGGCGGGCGGTGTTGAGGACGGCGGAGGCGGTGCCCGCCCGGTCCGCGGGCACGGCGTCGAGGAGCAGGGCGGTCAGGGCGGGGACGGCCAGCGCTCCGCCGAGGCCGACCGGCACCATGAGCGCCGCCACCGTGCCCACATGGGTGTGCGGGCTGACCGTGAGCAGTGCCAGCGAGCCTGCCGCGCCGACCAGTTGCCCCGCCACCATCGGCACCCGGGGGCCGAACCGCGCGGCAAGCTTCGCCGAGGCCAGGTTCACCACGGCGACAAGGGCCGTCATCGGAATGAACAGCATGCCCGCGTGCAGAGCCGACTGTCCGCGCTGCTGCTGGAGGTAGAGACTGAAGACGAACACTCCGCCGTAGTAGGTGGCGTTGAGCATGAAGCCGACTACCAGGGAGACCGCCACCACGCGGGAGCGGAACAATGGCAGCGGAAGCATCGGATGCGCGCCCCTGGCCTGCGTGGCAAGGAAGAGGCCCGCCGCGACTACGGCCACCAGCAGTGATACCACCACGAGCGGCCGACCGACGCCCTTCTCACCGCCCTCGATCACTCCGTACGTCAATGCTCCCATCGCGGCGACGGCCGTGATCTGCCCAGCCGTGTCCAGTCGCGCGGGCAGCCGGGGGGACGTGGGCACCCGGGTGAGCAGGGCGAGCGCCAGCAGGCCCGCGGGCAGGTTGACGAAGAAGATCCACCGCCAGCCCACGGAGGCGGTGAGCGCCCCGCCCAGGACCGGCCCGGCCGCCACCGCGACCGCCCCGCCCACGGTCCATACGGCGATCGCCCGAGCCCGCTTGGCCTGGTCGGGAAAGCCCTGCCGGACCAGGGCCAGCGATGCCGGCATCATCAGCGCGGCCGCACCGCCCTGCACGAGGCGGGCGGCCACCAGCGCGCCGAGGCCGGGTGCCAGCCCGCAGGCGGCCGAGGCCAGCGCGAAGAGGACCAGCCCGCCGCCGTATGCCCGCCGGGCGCCGATGCGGTCGGACACCGCGCCGGCAGAGAGCATCAGGGCGGCGAAGACGAGGGTGTAGCCGTCCACCACCCACTGCAGCCCGGACATGCCGCCGCCAAGGCTGCGGCCGATGTCGGGCAGGGCGACGGTGACGATCAGTGCGTCCAGCGAGATGAGGAAGAAGCCCAGCAGGGCGGCGCCAAGCACCACGGGGACCCCGCCCCGGGCCGGGCCTGCAGTGCGGGAGGCGATGGAGGACGCTTGCAGCGATCTCATGAGGGCATTCCTGAGACGTTCGGGGAGGTGCGCGACCGGTACGGGAGGCGATGGCGGCCACCACGGACAGGCCGGCCCTGCAACAGGAAGCCGCGCCTCGCGCGCGGCAGGTCCCCGCCGCCGCGTCCGCGCGGGGACGGCGGCGGGACGAGGGGCGGGGCGGCCGGAGGGCCGTCAGTTGTCGAAGTCGGTGGAGCGGGTGAGCTTTTCCCAGGAGTGGAGTTCGGTGCGGGCACGGTCGAGGTGGTCGATGATCGCGTCGGTGGCGTCGTTGCCCAGTGGCAGACGCAGCGGCGGTTCGTCGGCGTCCAGCGCGGTGAGGATGGCGGCCGCGGCCTTGGCCGGGTCCCCGGGCTCCTGGCCGGCTCCGCCCGGCAGGCCGGAACGGACGGGGCCTACGGTGTCCTCGTAGGCGTTCAGGGCCGCGGACTGCTGCAAGGTTCCGGTGCCGGCGAAGCCGGTGCGGAACGCGCCAGGCTCGACGATCAGCACCCGGATGCCGTGCGGGGCGACCTCGGCGGCCAGCGCCTCGGAGAGACCCTCCAGGGCGAACTTGGTGGCGCAGTAGGCACCGACCCCGGCGAAGGCGAACCGCCCTCCCATGCTCGTCAGTTGCACGATGGCGCCTGAAGACCGGCGGCGCATGTGCGGCAGTACGGCCCGGGTGAGCGCGGCCGGGCCGAAGAAGTGCAGGTCCATCAGGTCCCGCAGTTCGGCGTCGGTGGTCTCCTCGACGGCCCCCACCATGCCCCGTCCGGCGTTGTTGACCAGGACGTCGATGCGGCCGTGCCGGGCCACCACGCCGTCGACCGCGTCTTGCATGCCGGCGACGTCGGTGACGTCCAGCGGCAGCGCCTCGACCTGGTCCGGGTGCGTGGCGACCAGGTCGTCGAGCGGCGCGGTGCGGCGGGCGGCGGCTACCACGATGTCGCCCGCCGCCACCGCCGCTTCGGTGATCGCCCGACCGAACCCGCTGCTCGCCCCGGTGACCAGCCATACCTTGTTCATGATCTTCTCCTTGTGCCGGGTGATCCGCCGCTCTCAGCGGCTCATGTGAACCACCCTGCAAGGCGCACCAGTTGCCCGTCCAAGATTCACTGTGATAACCGATGGTTATGGACGTTCACGGACGGGACCTGCGGTACTTCGCCGCAGTGGCCGAGGAGCTGCACTTCACGCGCGCGGCCGAGCGGCTGTACGTCTCGCAGCCCGCGCTGAGCAAGCAGATCAGGATGCTGGAGAAACGGTTGGGGGCGGCATTGTTCGAGCGTGACCGGCGCGAGGTACGCCTGAGCACGGTCGGCGCTGCGCTGCTGCCCCACGCTCAGCGCATACTCGCCGAGTGGGAGGCGGCCCAGGAAGCGGTCGCCCGGGCCGTGGCCGACCAGGCTGCCGTCCTCGTCGTGGGGATGAGCACCAGTCCGGGCCGCGGGGGTGTGCTGCCGGCGATCCGCTCCCGCTTCACCGCCGCGCGCCCCGACGCCCGCCTCAGACTTCGCCAGGTCCCCTGGCACGACTCGACCGCCGGGCTCGCCGACGGCACGTGCGACGCGGCGTTCGTCTGGCTGCCGCTGCCCGATCCCGAGCGTTACCGGTGGGTGGTGGTCGCCGAGGAACCGCGCCTGTTCGCCATGCCCGATACTCACCCGCTCGCCGACAGAGAGATCATCGACTTCACCGACCTGCTGGATGAGCCGTTCCTCGCCCTGCCCGGCAGCGCCGGGCCGCTGCGCGACTACTGGCTCGCCACCGACGCCCGCGGCGGGAGGCCGGTGCGCATCGGCGCGGAGGTGGCAAGTACCGAGGAGACGTACGAGGCACTCGTCGCGGGTCTCGGCGTGGTCCTGCTGGCAGCCGGGAACACGCCGCTGATCACCCTCGGCGGAGTCGTCGCCCGTGCGGTGAGCGGCATCGCGCCCAGCCGCTTCGCCCTGGCCTGGCGCGCCGACGACCGCCGCCCGCTGGTGCAGGAGTACGCGCGCGCGTGCGCGCTGGCGACCGGGACGACACGTACCGCCCTCTGAGATGGTCGTTCAGCTCGTCCTCGACGAGCTCGCGTGGCTCGCCCAAGCCGTCATGAGGCCGGGCCCGTCCTACGGGCTGCGTCACCGGCCGCGCGGCGAGGACCGGGCACAGAGGCGGGCAGAGGGAGTTCGAGGCGCTTGTCCATGTCGAGGCGGAAGGTACCGTACGGGTTGATGTTCGACCAGAACAGCGCGGTCAGGCCGCGCCGGTCCTCGGGCGTGAGCTTCTTCGCCCACTTCGACCAGGACCTGCTGGGGCAGCAGTGTGTCGACGTGCACGAGCGCGGACTGGAGCAGGTGCAGCGCGAGCATGGATGTCTCGGTGTGCTCCTTGTCCGAAAGGTGGCCGGGCGCCGGCCCAGCCGTCGCACTCCGCGGTCGGGTGGGCCGACGCCGGTCAGGGGCGCGGCGGGCCGCGCCCCCGCCGGGCGGCGTCAGGCGCCGTAGAGGGCGAGGAGGGGGGTGAGGCCGGGACCGTTGCGGTTGTCCTGCACAGTGCCGTACTGGATTTCCTGGAGGTTCGCGTAGCGGCGTCCGTTGATCAGGGCGTGCTGTGCGCGGGGAACGGTCTCGTTGCGCATACCCTGGTGCACGATGTGCGACAGGCGCGACCAGTTGTTCTCCAGATCCACGCCGAACCCACCGATGTTGGCGTAGTAGCCCTGCCCGCCGTTGTCGCTGCCCGCGCCGATGCTCCGGGCGATGCGGTTCTCGATCCAACCGAAGCGGGCGGCTTCGGCGGTGGCGCCGATGATGTAAGCGATCTCGGGCCGCGCCTCATGCCAGTTTGGTCTTCGCGGTGACCGCGACTAGGGAGCGTTCGGCGCCGAGGCCGTTGGCGTACGCCTCGCGGCGCGCCGCGGTCCACCGCGAGGCCCCGGAGCCCCACGCCTCCGTGAGCGGCACCATGTGATCGATGTCCAGGCCCTTGGGGTTCGTCACGGTCACGTCGTCGTACGAGTACCAGCGGCCGGTGAGGACCGTGCACTTCGGCCCGATCTCCGGGCGCCGACCACCACAAACCCGACGCGTAGCGCCGCTGACCAACCCGGCGTCAGCGGTGAAGGCGTGGAATGTTCCGTCTCTCAGCCCGACTGTCGGCCACCCGTGGTTCGTTCCGGGCCGGCTGCCCGTCGGGCGGGGGTGGCCCGGTGACCTCCACGTACGCCGGACGCAGCAGACGGTCACCGAGCCGGTAGCCGGGGCGCAGCACCTTCGTACAGGTCGGGTGCCTGGCCGTGGTGTCGAGGTGGTGGGTCACGGCTTCGTGCCGGGTGGGGTTGAACTTCTCTCCCTCCTCGCCGACTTCCTGCATTCCGAGCGTCGCGAGCTGGGTCTCCAGCGTGCCGGTGATGTCCTTGAGGCCCGGCGTCACGGGCTCGTGCTCGCACGCGCGGTCCACGGCGTCCAGTACCGGCAACAAGGCGGTCAGCACATTGGCCACGGCGGCCTCGCGCACGGCCAGCCGGTCCCGCCGCACCCGCTTGCGGTAGTTGTCGTATTCGGCCTTCACCCGCTGGAGATCCGCCGTGCGCTCCTCCAGCAGGCGCTGCAGTTCGGTGTTCTCCGTGCGCGGTCGGCCGTTGCCCATGGTTACCTCGCTTCCGGCCGGTCCTCGTCGACGATTTCGGCGTCCACCACCTCGTTGTCGGAACCGCCGGGCCCTCCGGAACCGCCGGAAGCGTCGGAGCCGCCGGGCGCCCCGGACGTGCCCGCGGTCTCGGCGCGCGACCGCTCGTACAGCGCCGTGCCGATCTTCTGGGCCGACTGTGCGGCGCGGTCCATGGCCTGCCGGACCGACGCCGTGTCCGCCTTCTCGTCCTTCAGCCGTTCCTTCAAGGTGGCGAGGGCCGTCTCGGTCTCGCTCCGCGCGTCCGTGGGAATCTTGTCGGTGTTGTCCGCGATGAGCTTCTCGGTCTGGTAGACGAGCTGTTCGGCCTGGTTACGGGTCTCGGCCGCCTCGCGCCGCCTGCGGTCCTCCTCGGCGTGCTGCTCCGCCTCCCGGACCATGCGGTCGATGTCGTCCTTGGGCAGCGCCGAGCCGCCGGTGACGGTCATCTTCTGCTCCCTGCCGGTGCCGAGGTCCTTCGCCGAGACGTGCATGATGCCGTTCGCGTCGATGTCGAAGGTGACCTCGATCTGCGGCACGCCGCGCGGGGCCGGGGCGATGCCGGTCAGCTCGAACATGCCGAGTTTCTTGTTGTAGGCGGCGATCTCCCGTTCGCCCTGGTAGACCTGCACGGCCACGGAGGGCTGGTTGTCCTCGGCGGTGGTGAAGGTCTCCGAGCGCTTGGTCGGGATTGTCGTGTTGCGCTCGATGAGCTTGGTCATGATGCCGCCCTTGGTCTCGATGCCGAGGGACAGCGGGGTGACGTCGAGCAGGAGGACGTCCTTGACCTCACCCCTGAGGACGCCGGCCTGGAGCGACGCGCCGACTGCCACGACCTCGTCCGGGTTGACGCCCTTATGGGGGTCCTTGCCCGTGAGTTCCTTCACCAGGTCCGTGACGGCCGGCATCCGCGTCGAACCGCCCACCAGAATCACGTGGTTGATGTCGGACACCTTGATGCCCGCGTCCTTGACCGCGTTGTGGAAGGGCCCCTTGCAGCGTTCCAGCAGATCGGCCGTCAGCTGCTGGAACTGCGCGCGGGTGAGCTTCTCGTCCAGGTGCAGTGGGCCCTCGGTGGATGCGGTGATGTAGGGGAGGTTGATCGTCGTCTCGGTGGACGAGGACAGTTCGATCTTCGCCTTCTCCGCGGCCTCGCGCAGTCGTTGTACGGCCATCTTGTCCTTGGACAGGTCGACGCCGTACCCGTTCTTGAACTGCTTGACGAGATGGTCGACGATCCGCTGGTCCCAGTCGTCGCCGCCCAGGTGGGTGTCACCGTTGGTGGCCTTCACCTCGATGACGCCCTCGCCCATTTCGAGGAGCGAGACGTCGAAGGTGCCGCCGCCGAGGTCGAAGACCAGCACCGTCTGATCGCTCTCCTTGTCCAGCCCGTACGCCAGCGCCGCCGCCGTCGGCTCGTTGATGATCCGCAGGACGTTCAGGCCGGCGATCTCACCGGCCTCCTTGGTGGCCTGCCGCTGGGTGTCGTCGAAGTAGGCGGGGACGGTGACGACGGCGTCGGTGACGTCCTCGCCCAGGTACGCCTCCGCGTCCCGCTTGAGCTTCTGCAGGACGCGCGCGGAAAGCTCCTGCGCGGTGTACCGCCGGCCGTCGATGTCGCCGCTGTCCGGGAACCGCCAGCCGTGGTCCCCCATGTGCCGCTTCACGGAGCGCGCGGTGCGCTCGACGTTCGTGACGGCCTGCCGTTTCGCGACCTCGCCCACCAGTACGTCACCGCTCTTGGCGAAGGCCACGACCGACGGTGTCGTCCGGGCCCCCTCCGTGTTGGTGATCACGGTGGGCTCGCCGCCTTCGAGGACCGAGACGACCGAGTTGGTGGTGCCGAGGTCGATGCCGACCGAGCGCGCCATCTTGTTCTCCTCCTCACGGTTGCCGGAAACTGCCGGGCTCGCGGATCCGGACGGCGTCCGCTTCAGGCTCTCCGCTCCCATCGGACCGGTCCCACTCGCAGCGGCGGCTCGGGCGGTACACCACCGTCCACCCGGACTGCCGCGACCCGGTGCACCGGGCGGGCCGGGGCCGGGTTCGGGGTGGGCACGGTGTGCTCGCGGTCGTAGGCGGCGCGCAGCCCGGGGTCGCGGAGGGTGTCGTAGGCGGCGCGCAGCCGGCCGTACCGCTCCGCCGTGTCGGTGTCGACACGCGTGTCGGGACGCAGTTCCCGCACGCGGGCACGGAAAGCGGAGGTGATCATCTCGGTCGTGGCCGAGGGGCGCACTCCGAGGATCGCGTACAAGTCCGTCGTCCGGTGCTGATCCCGCACTTCACGTCGCCTCCTCACCAGCCGCGAGCTGCGAGTTCGGACAGACTTGCCTATCGATAGAGATAAAACTTGAGCGGTACCTTGTCAAGGCCGCGGTCTGTGGAGCAGGCGCAAGGAGAAGGCGCACCGGGCTCCCGGGCCCGGACGGACGGAACCGATCGGACGAAATATGTACGACGATGCCCCTCCTTCGTGCGGATCCTTCGCGCGGAAGCCTTCCAGGGCTCGACCGGCTCGCCGGCAGGTACTCGGCACAGCCGCCGGACCGGCCGCCATGCCGCTCGACGCGCACCGGGACGACGGCAGCCCGGTCGTTCACTTCGACCTGCCCGGCGTCGATCCCGCCACCGTCGCCGAGGCTGTCCAGGCCAGACCTGCTGTCGTTGTGCGGACGCCGATTTTCCTGGCCGCGGCCCAGGCGACGTCCTCGGAAACTGGACCCCCTTCGGTGAGTTCGAGGATCTGGAGACCGCACCGCCCGCCAGCGGGTTTCCGGCGGAATTTCCTGTCCCGAGCAGTCGAAGCGCGCCATCGGACGCAGGTCGGCTCGCAGTGCGGCCCTGGACCTTTCAACTCTGCGAAAACCGGCCCCACCTGTCCAGCGAGGACGGTCGGGCCGGCATGTTTGTTGCGTTGTGGGCGCATCGCCCATCGAGGCCAAGCCGCTGTTCGTGGTGGTGGGTTGTGGCGGCATGGTCGGGCAGGGACGGCGGCGGCGGTCAGTGGTTGCCGAGGGCGGTCCGCAGCCGCTGGTGGTGGTCGAGGTCCTCGAAGATGTCGCGGTCGGGCGGGCCGGGGTTGCTGCGTCCGGCGTTCCAGGCCCAGGCGCTGGCGGCGATGCCGGTGGTCAGTGGGATGAGCAGCCACAGCAGGGCGCTCACGGTTCAACCTCCTTCGGTGGGGCGGGACGGGCGGCTTCTCAGGCCGTGAGCTGCTTGGGCGTGCTGCGGGAGACGGTGATCTTGCGGGGTTTGGCGTGTGCGGCCAGCGGGATGCGCAAGGTGAGCACGCCGTTGTCGTAGGCCGCTTCGGCGGCGGCGGTGTCCAGGGCGTCGGACAGGGGCAGGCGCCGGGCGAACTGGCCAGTGGGACGCTCGGTGAGCACGGCCCGGGCGTCGGCCGGGACCGGCGAGGGGCGCTCAGCACGGAGGGTCAGAGTGTTGCCTTCCGTGGCCAGTTCGATGCTGGAGCGGTCCATGCCCGGCAGGTCGAACTGTAGGTAGAGCGCCTCGTCGTCGCGCCAGACATCCGCCGGGATGACGGCGCCCGCCGAGGTCGTGGCGGTGTGTGCGAGCTGGTGCACCAGCCGGTCGAGACCGTCCGGGGCGCCGTTGCGCGCAAGCATTCCCCTGTTCTCCTTTCGCTTCAGATGTCACAGCCGTCGCAAGTGGCGGCGCTTGCCGCCTGAGCCACTTGCCCAGCCACGTATCTATGTAACTCACCGCAGATCTCTTGACAAGGCTGGACTGGAGCAAGTTGACAGCAGGAGACTCAATTTGTATGACGGTCGTGTCACTCGGTCGCGTCGACGGCCGCGCCTC includes:
- a CDS encoding aspartate racemase/maleate isomerase family protein, which gives rise to MRPRADDVLGLLASWDGQAERTVRIGMLLPWANVAVEDELPRLGLSHTVFHYTRLVPASRTTAVDAAFWHGLRSAAAGGLDALSPVPLDAVFLACTSAGFPTGPAPPVLPPGVRTAFDALTGVLTHLGVRRIVLATPYPQEVTAAEAAALAAYGIETTAHASLDLADGYPTVTADQIRTLVRHLPSVALRTADAVVLSCTGWHTLPVLAELQQALGVPVFSSTLAMALYAARLAMGAPCEHQPK
- a CDS encoding DNA glycosylase family protein is translated as MSTSPSDRVLALVARAAVLADVRREVEANHDDNRWWPTAVTDFRVRMLAAGWSSRVSYRMIDTYARVIRDAAALGFDALADSTDAEVASLVAPLGLPRARIAYLRSLSEVTQGWAKDGIDPATGPLDADAMIRSFAEQVHGASYKVAQCALLYARGYHCGIIPVDSGMVSKLAPALGLALPPGPAAHEQMRHHLEAAVRSRPSAYRALAARHALTLPADAAPTWWTHLVLIYFKRLYLNRPSPRLCPQRPLCPSVLDCTHLRP
- a CDS encoding PfkB family carbohydrate kinase, which produces MQRISVIGNISRDHIRYADGHSGHYLGGAALHIALAAARAGAHAAPVAVIGDDLALLTREPDLACLDWSALRHATGNSAAFAMVYDTQGAVRCTSATYGVSHQLTAHALGHLARHPGDFCHLCCRRPLHVPAVLSRLATVGARFSADFFLPSAHSLLAAAASWLPAADWIFVNAAEYRLLARTVDPATLNAVIVTDGPRPARLLHHARPVAEACPPTTKAVELTGAGDTLAGTFLARRLAGATPAAALEAAVTAAAHHTTTRPRPLPAPHSP
- a CDS encoding nucleoside 2-deoxyribosyltransferase, which produces MFYIAHRLFAAHDRALAAHLAHHLAAKTGADAVFLPFCDTDEETLQAPVKGLRLFELDRRRLRTLTGMIAILHGPSLDDGVCMEIGYAAALGVPVIVMTTDFQTYSHHPNSPRWEFTDPLIETITRRVVRVPRLGPLPPADHSADRFATFASRNHRQADEVVARSVDALLDAATGDRAVPHTAPARAGSVFFEPSPYTPVPEQVAEAVRTAGYDLRAARRFAAAGTAVAARTDWEEARHAETLIADVSGPEAPPGAAALIGAAAAQGRRIGVYLPHPVFTHAPGREPNWRNLMIQYAAGHHLSTPDDLTSWLHR
- a CDS encoding P-loop NTPase family protein codes for the protein MAAPVNAEQDLASYRTLAIEGCDGAGKSTLARRLATQHGFTLVHCPPTPDHLELTHHYRTLLDRPGRLILDRCFLSELVYGPLFRGRSRLTWQQILVLAAHVTQRDGLFVHITATPPTIRARLMARDGHAPSTAQITALTCGYHRTFAMLAAYAPVLTIDTTTRPSGPAG
- a CDS encoding nucleoside triphosphate pyrophosphohydrolase family protein, which translates into the protein MDIRSAQKHTWENKIEKGFNTTDVPLEVALLISEVGEAFTAWRKNLPDFGEELADITLYTTALAQMNGIDLQAEIERKDSGGHSAPEAATSVPLEFGLLTKKIGDALTAWRENRAVLGGELADIALRTSALAQMNGRDLYAELQHKVTKNRGRVYTRNEHGVPIRVREHTPPPQSTEG
- a CDS encoding MFS transporter; its protein translation is MRSLQASSIASRTAGPARGGVPVVLGAALLGFFLISLDALIVTVALPDIGRSLGGGMSGLQWVVDGYTLVFAALMLSAGAVSDRIGARRAYGGGLVLFALASAACGLAPGLGALVAARLVQGGAAALMMPASLALVRQGFPDQAKRARAIAVWTVGGAVAVAAGPVLGGALTASVGWRWIFFVNLPAGLLALALLTRVPTSPRLPARLDTAGQITAVAAMGALTYGVIEGGEKGVGRPLVVVSLLVAVVAAGLFLATQARGAHPMLPLPLFRSRVVAVSLVVGFMLNATYYGGVFVFSLYLQQQRGQSALHAGMLFIPMTALVAVVNLASAKLAARFGPRVPMVAGQLVGAAGSLALLTVSPHTHVGTVAALMVPVGLGGALAVPALTALLLDAVPADRAGTASAVLNTARQVGGAIAVAIFGALLAGADTFLSGMRWSMLLAVAGLLLTAGAAATLPRAGLRPTEP
- a CDS encoding oxidoreductase, whose product is MNKVWLVTGASSGFGRAITEAAVAAGDIVVAAARRTAPLDDLVATHPDQVEALPLDVTDVAGMQDAVDGVVARHGRIDVLVNNAGRGMVGAVEETTDAELRDLMDLHFFGPAALTRAVLPHMRRRSSGAIVQLTSMGGRFAFAGVGAYCATKFALEGLSEALAAEVAPHGIRVLIVEPGAFRTGFAGTGTLQQSAALNAYEDTVGPVRSGLPGGAGQEPGDPAKAAAAILTALDADEPPLRLPLGNDATDAIIDHLDRARTELHSWEKLTRSTDFDN